ATATCTTTTTATATCGCGTCCGCGTAGCATTTTGCGTATGAGTTTGGCGGTGCGTTCTTTTTCATCTTTATCTTTACATTTAGCTAAAATCTCGTCTTTTTTCTCAGTAGTGATGATAAAGGCTTCATTATAGCCTGTTTTTATGCCATAGTTTATATTAAGCCCATGCCAGTCTTTAAGCGGAGTGCCGTGCTTTTCTATCTTTGCTTTTAGTGCGTTTGTGCTTTCATCGTTAAAAGTAAAGCTTTCTTTGCTTAAAGAACTTTGTGCGATTTTATTAAATTTTAAAATGCTTTCTATATTAAAATCATTTTCTTTTAAAAGCTCGGTGCTTGGGGCTAGGTATTTGAATTTATTATCTTTAGTTTTGGCTTTTTGAAAACTTAGTATAGAAGTATCTACCGTAGCACTTTCAAAGACTTTTATGCTATTTAAGTCTATGTATTCTAAAAGCGTAGTATTTTTAAGCAAAAATTCACGCAAAGGCTCTCCATAACCTGCCCTTGTGTATTTATTTGAAGTGATGAAACTCAATACCCCCCCCCCGTCTCTTAGAGTGTTAAAACCAAGCTCATAAAAATAAGTATAAATGTCGCTTGTGCCTTTATAAACTTTATAATTTTTTGCTAAATTTGGCTTTAACTCTTTGATGTCTTCTTGTCTGATATAAGGTGGATTACCAATGATAAGATCAAAACCTTTGAAATTACCATTTTCATCTAAAATTTCAGGAAATTCAAAACGCCATTCAAAAGGATTTGCACTTTCTAAGTCAAATATACTCTCATAAAGCTTTTTAAGCTTTGCAAATTCTTTTTTAGCCTCATTTTCATCAAAGTCAAATTCAAACATATTTTTAGAAAAAAACGCTCTAAAATTCTCATCTTTTTCATCTTGTGCTAAAAAATCGCCGTATTTTTTAGAGTATTCATTAGTCCCGTTAGTAAGTTGCTTGATCTCTTTAGCAAATTTGTCTTTTAAGCAGAAATTTTTAAAAGAAATTTTTAGATTTTTGATTTCTTTGGCGATGAGAGATTTATCGGTGTAAAAGCCTTCTTTATAATCTTTTACTATGCGTTTGTATTTATCCATGCGTTCTTTGATGTTTGGGTAGTGAGAAAGGCTTTTGTGAATTTCAAAATAGCTTATTAAAGAATTCCCGCATTTTATGTTTATATCGATGTTTGGTAGGGTTTTAAGATCATGATAGTTTGTATCATCAAAGCTTTCATAAAAGCTGTGTTTTAAAAGCTCTATCCAAAGCCTTAGTTTAGTGATTTCGCATGAATTTGGGTTGATATCTACTCCAAAAAGGTTGTTTTCTATGATGTCTTTTTTACGCTCAAAAAGCTCTATTTGGCAAAGATGAATTTTATCTTTGTCAAAATCGGGGCGTTTATACTCTAAAAACTGGCCTTTGTGATTTTGCACTAAAATTTCATCATTTTGCACGCTTAAGTAAAAGTCCTCTTCAAACAAGCCAAGCTCATAATGCACCATAAGCATGGCATTTAAAGCAGAAACCAAAAAATGCCCGCTCCCCACGGCAGGATCGCAAATGCGTATGGAATTTAGCAAGGCTAGTTTTTGCTCTTTAGAGATTTTCTCATGGCGTAGCTGGGTTCTTAGCTCGCTTAAATTTGTGGCATTTAGCTTAAAAGTTTGGTTGAATTTATCTAGCACAACTTTTTCCACACTTGCTTTACACATGTATGAAGTGATAAAGCTTGGCGTATAAAAACTGCCTTCTTTGTAGCCATTTAGTTTTTCAAAGACATTTCCCAAAACACTTGAGTTGATGAGTTCTTTTTGCTTGATGAGTTCTTCGCTTTGCTCATCAGCTCCAAAATCAAAACTATCTAAAAATTCAAACAAATACTCAAGCAAGCTTACTTTGCCTTTTTTGCTTTTGCCTTTATCATCTTTTAATTGTGTGTGCGGGTGGTATTCTAGCAAAACATCGTTTTCTAAAGCGGTGATTTCTATCGTGGTTTTTTCTATAGTTTGTTTTTCAAAAAGCGATGAATTTAAATACGGCAAATAACCAAATTTACTCTGCACTCTTGTGTGTTTTTCTTTAGCCAAAATCTCAAAGAAAAGGTGTGAAAGGGTGTTGAAATTTGGAATTTTTTCAAAATTTAAAAATTTCAAGGTTTTATCATCGTTAAATCTAACTAAATTTGACTCAATGAGCTTTAAAAATAAAATGCGATTTAGCCAAAGTATGATGAATTTTAACACTTCTTCAAAATCATGCTTTGGGAGTTTGCAAGCTATGAGATGATAAAGCGTGCCTTGGGCTTGTTTGCTTTGCTCGCTTTGTGCGATGATGGCTTTTGAGTTTTGCTTAAGCTCTTCTAAACCTAAGATGTATAAAAGCTCTTTATAAAATGCGTTGTTTAGCGAATTTGCATCATTTGGGCTAAATTCATTTAGCAAAAAGTCTTTATGGAAGGTTTTAAAAACGCTTGCTAGATTTTTGAAATTTGACTTTTGCTTGTCTTTTAAAAAGGCTAAGTCGATGAAAAAGCCTTTTAAATTTTCTTTGGAATTTTCTATGAGTTTGCTAGCTTCTTTATAAAATTCATCGGTGTTGCCTTTAAAAAGTGAATTTGGATTTTGAAATTCTTCAAAAAGCTTTTTAAAACTTGTGCTTTTATAAAAAAGCTCTTCAAATTCACTAGCTTTGAAAATGTAAAATTTATAAAAATCTGTGATGATGATAAATTTCAAACTAAAGCTATGCTCTCTGTTTCTAAAATAATACAAAATAGCCTCATGTAAGGCTTTGGAATTTGGTTTTGTGTGGGTGATGAATTCTTTTGAGTTGGGCTTTTTAGCTTCGATGATAACTTCTAAATCTTTACTAAGCTCGTCTTTAGCGATGGCTAAATCAATTTCGCTTTTGCCTTTTTGTTTGGTTTTGATGTGGGTTTTGAAATTTAGCGTGGTTAAAAATGGACTAAGTGCGTTAGCTACTAGGTAGTCTTCATTTTCACTTTGTGAGCTTTCAAGTTTTTCTAAATACTGCATTAAAGCCTTGCTAAAAATGTCAAATTCATTTTGCGTGATTTGCTTTTTGCGGTAGTAGGGGTTGAAAAAATCTTTTTCGTTTAACAAAGTAAAGTGCATTTTTAACCTTTATAAAAAATATTTTGTATTTTACTAAAATTTACTTTAAAGGATTGAAAAGATATAAAACTCCTATTTGTAAGCTATAATTTTATTTTTTATTTTAAGGAAACAAATGAATAATAATATTTTAAAATATTTGCTATTTGTAGAATACTTAACGCCTCAAAGTGTAAAAAAAATACCAAACAGCTATGATATAACTACCACACCTTTTAATATTAATGATTGTATTAAAAATAATATTGAAAATATTTATAAAGAATTTAAAGAAAAACATAAAAACATAGAAGAATATAGCCTAGAAATTATTATACAAGGTGCAATTTATGAAAATAAAATTTTATACGAAAAAATCATAGAAAATTTTAACATTTTAGAGAAATCAGAAAACTACAATGAACAAAACCAAGAATATGCTTCTTTTGTTTTAACATTTAATGGAAAATTAAATTTTAAACATCAAGATAACATTATAAAATTTGACGAATTTAATCTAAAAAGTCATAAAAATTTTACACCTATAATAGACGATAAATTTTGCTTTAATAGCGCAAAATTCTATTTATCAACAGCACCATGGATAGCATACAATATTGATAATATAGATTGTTGCTTTACCAATTTAAGTCAAGAAATTGCCAGAGATTTATTTTGGCTACCTAAAAATATTTCTATTGAGGAATTTTACTCTCAAACACTAGAAATTATAAAACATAAATTTCCATTATTTGGAGAGAAGCTTAGAATATCTATTAATTTCATCAAAGACACAAGCGAAAATGTATTTTTAAATAGCTTTTATATACAAGACTTGACTAATATTATAAACAACTATGATAAAAATAAGCTTGCTATGATAGACAAGTATTTAAACAACAATCCAACACATCGTATAGATCTAAATAAAAATTTATTAGATGTTTTAGAAAGTTATATCAATGAACTAGCCCTTAGTTCTTTTGCTAGCAAATTTGCACTAATGTACTCTCAGCAATTTGCAGTAAATAAAATACTCAAAATGCATAAAGAACATAATCAAATTTACTCAATCAATGGCCCTCCAGGAACTGGCAAAACAACGCTTATAAAAGATATTATAGCAGGTATTATTACTCAAAGAGCTATAGAGATTTCCAAGCTTAATTGTAATGAGATTTTAAAAAAAGAAGGTGAAATATACAAACTAAATAAAAAACTACAAGGTTATGAAATCATACTAGCTTCAAGCAACAATAAAGCAGTAGAAAACATAAGTAAAGAAATTCCTAATAACAATAGTATTAATAATGATTATATTGAAAAACTTGACTATTTTAGTGAAATAGCCACTAACTATTTAAATTTTCCAACTAATTCTACAAAAAATAAAGCCAAAGCTTGGGGGTTAATCTGTGGTATACTAGGTAACAAATCTAATAAAAATTCTTTTATAAATTATGCCTTAAAAGATTTCAAAACAAAAGAAGGTGAGTTTATTGGTCTTATAAACTATATAAACAATAATAAATTCACTAAAGAAAATTTTGATAAAGCCAAATATGAATTTAACGAAGCATTGTACAAGGTAAGGAAGTTATTAAATAATAATAATAAAAAATATAAAAATATAATTCATGAAATTAAAACTTTTTACAAACTAAAACAAAGAAAAAATTTGTTTTATAATATCATCTATTTATATAAAGTATTAAGATATAAAATCATAGGAAAAGATTATAAAAAAGATATAGAAAAAAATATTGCATTAATTAATGAAATATTTTATTTAAACGATACGGAAAACAGAGAAAAGTCTTCTTTTTTTATGATAGAAAATGGTATAAAAACTGAACTTTTTGAAGCACGAAACAACTTATTTATCAAAGCGCTGAATCTACATAAAGCTGCTATATTATGTAATAATGATAAATTTAAACATAATTTAGAAAAATTTAGCAGTATCTTAGAAAACAACGACTTCAAAAAACTCTCAAGGAATAATATTCTTGAGATATGGAAAAGTTTATTTTTTGTTATACCATCAGTTAGCTCCACTTACGCATCTTTTAGCACATGTTTTAAAGACATAGAGCACAATGAATTTGGATATTTAATTAGTGATGAATCAGGACAAAGCACTATAACAAGTGCTATTGGTGCCATATATAGAGTGAAAAAAGCTATTATAATAGGAGATCCACTTCAACTTGAACCCATAATAAATATTCCAAACAATATAAATAATTTTCTTATGAGCAAATTTAATATAAATCAAAATTTCAATATAAAAGAGGTATCTTTACAAACTAGATGCGATTTTTTTCAAAA
The genomic region above belongs to Campylobacter peloridis LMG 23910 and contains:
- a CDS encoding type IIS restriction/modification enzyme; the encoded protein is MHFTLLNEKDFFNPYYRKKQITQNEFDIFSKALMQYLEKLESSQSENEDYLVANALSPFLTTLNFKTHIKTKQKGKSEIDLAIAKDELSKDLEVIIEAKKPNSKEFITHTKPNSKALHEAILYYFRNREHSFSLKFIIITDFYKFYIFKASEFEELFYKSTSFKKLFEEFQNPNSLFKGNTDEFYKEASKLIENSKENLKGFFIDLAFLKDKQKSNFKNLASVFKTFHKDFLLNEFSPNDANSLNNAFYKELLYILGLEELKQNSKAIIAQSEQSKQAQGTLYHLIACKLPKHDFEEVLKFIILWLNRILFLKLIESNLVRFNDDKTLKFLNFEKIPNFNTLSHLFFEILAKEKHTRVQSKFGYLPYLNSSLFEKQTIEKTTIEITALENDVLLEYHPHTQLKDDKGKSKKGKVSLLEYLFEFLDSFDFGADEQSEELIKQKELINSSVLGNVFEKLNGYKEGSFYTPSFITSYMCKASVEKVVLDKFNQTFKLNATNLSELRTQLRHEKISKEQKLALLNSIRICDPAVGSGHFLVSALNAMLMVHYELGLFEEDFYLSVQNDEILVQNHKGQFLEYKRPDFDKDKIHLCQIELFERKKDIIENNLFGVDINPNSCEITKLRLWIELLKHSFYESFDDTNYHDLKTLPNIDINIKCGNSLISYFEIHKSLSHYPNIKERMDKYKRIVKDYKEGFYTDKSLIAKEIKNLKISFKNFCLKDKFAKEIKQLTNGTNEYSKKYGDFLAQDEKDENFRAFFSKNMFEFDFDENEAKKEFAKLKKLYESIFDLESANPFEWRFEFPEILDENGNFKGFDLIIGNPPYIRQEDIKELKPNLAKNYKVYKGTSDIYTYFYELGFNTLRDGGGVLSFITSNKYTRAGYGEPLREFLLKNTTLLEYIDLNSIKVFESATVDTSILSFQKAKTKDNKFKYLAPSTELLKENDFNIESILKFNKIAQSSLSKESFTFNDESTNALKAKIEKHGTPLKDWHGLNINYGIKTGYNEAFIITTEKKDEILAKCKDKDEKERTAKLIRKMLRGRDIKRYSYEWAGLWIIAFEFGSYKILEKDYPAIYNHLKQYKEKLQARGQCTNKPITDQKPYLGQHHWLELDNNPSKDYLSQFEKEKIVYPETTQGAYFIYDNQKFFIEKTAFILICENLKYLQALLSSNLVTYYYKNFSQGCKLGMKGYQYNKHALENLPIPKINSKNEKLANELISLVDEILNLKEQDKNANTQELENKINSIVYKLYNLNEEEIKIIEGK
- a CDS encoding DEAD/DEAH box helicase; protein product: MNNNILKYLLFVEYLTPQSVKKIPNSYDITTTPFNINDCIKNNIENIYKEFKEKHKNIEEYSLEIIIQGAIYENKILYEKIIENFNILEKSENYNEQNQEYASFVLTFNGKLNFKHQDNIIKFDEFNLKSHKNFTPIIDDKFCFNSAKFYLSTAPWIAYNIDNIDCCFTNLSQEIARDLFWLPKNISIEEFYSQTLEIIKHKFPLFGEKLRISINFIKDTSENVFLNSFYIQDLTNIINNYDKNKLAMIDKYLNNNPTHRIDLNKNLLDVLESYINELALSSFASKFALMYSQQFAVNKILKMHKEHNQIYSINGPPGTGKTTLIKDIIAGIITQRAIEISKLNCNEILKKEGEIYKLNKKLQGYEIILASSNNKAVENISKEIPNNNSINNDYIEKLDYFSEIATNYLNFPTNSTKNKAKAWGLICGILGNKSNKNSFINYALKDFKTKEGEFIGLINYINNNKFTKENFDKAKYEFNEALYKVRKLLNNNNKKYKNIIHEIKTFYKLKQRKNLFYNIIYLYKVLRYKIIGKDYKKDIEKNIALINEIFYLNDTENREKSSFFMIENGIKTELFEARNNLFIKALNLHKAAILCNNDKFKHNLEKFSSILENNDFKKLSRNNILEIWKSLFFVIPSVSSTYASFSTCFKDIEHNEFGYLISDESGQSTITSAIGAIYRVKKAIIIGDPLQLEPIINIPNNINNFLMSKFNINQNFNIKEVSLQTRCDFFQKYGINIAEKIWVGSPLRVHNRCNMPIFKLSNQIAYDNMMIYGKQKENTPELENTWYNIKEEEFNGNCNEKEIEYLNTLLDEITLNYNNIKIGIITPFIDIKQKLQNIHKKYKILDYDKIGTIHTMQGKEVDVIILILGGSSDGARNWVAAKPNLINVALTRAKIAIFIIGNKEKYIKLKHFEYLKDIHTIIP